In a genomic window of Nostoc sp. UHCC 0870:
- a CDS encoding RrF2 family transcriptional regulator: MEISCKSEYAILALLEMATYYESGEPMQIRQIAAQQKIPDRYLEQLLATLRRGGILKSQRGSKGGYFLAREPRKINLLEILECLEGLDVRTGEDNDNSKTLDGAVIEDIWQEACQAANSVLQNYTLQDLCEKRDSRRQLDIMYYI, translated from the coding sequence GTGGAAATATCGTGTAAATCAGAATACGCAATTCTTGCCTTATTAGAGATGGCAACTTATTACGAAAGCGGCGAACCCATGCAAATTCGACAAATCGCCGCCCAGCAAAAAATCCCTGATCGTTATTTGGAGCAGTTGCTGGCGACCTTAAGGCGTGGAGGGATACTCAAAAGCCAACGCGGGTCAAAAGGGGGCTATTTTTTAGCGCGAGAACCTCGCAAAATCAACTTGCTGGAAATATTAGAATGTTTGGAAGGGTTAGATGTGAGGACGGGTGAAGATAATGACAATTCGAAGACTTTAGACGGTGCAGTGATAGAAGACATTTGGCAAGAAGCTTGTCAAGCTGCTAATTCTGTGTTGCAAAATTACACCCTTCAGGATCTTTGCGAAAAAAGAGATTCGCGGCGGCAGTTGGATATTATGTACTACATTTAG